CGTACATCACTGGCCTGACGGAAGAATGGGCGGATCGCTTGGAGAACCCAAAGGACGACATGGGTCAGCCTACGGGCGAAGTGATTTATGTCGGCTCGCGCAAGCCGCTTTTGCTTCCGGAGAATTCGACATTCGGCTACGCGCAGGCGCAGCCGAACACGCTTGTCAAGGAAGCAATCGACCAAAAAGAAGCGCAGATGGTAAAGGTCGGCGCACGCATCATCGAAGGTGCGGGGCCGGGTTCGCGCACTGCAACGGAAGACGAGAACGATAAAGAGGCGACGACTTCCGTTCTGAGCTTGTGCGTGTCGAACGTGAACGAAGCATATCAGCGCGCGATCTATTTCGCCTCTCAATTCCTCGACATGGGCAAGGAATGGGATGCGGCGGACGCCTATAAGATCACGCAGCAATTCGTTCGCGCGGCAGCGAATCCCGCGATTGTCGATGCGCTGGTGAAAATGTGGCAAACCGGCGTTATCTCGAAAGACGACGTGCGCGATCATATTCGTAAGGTGGGATTGATCGCGACGGAAAGAACCAATGCGGAAATTGAACAAGACATCGAGGATGAAGGACCGCCGCTCGGAATGTTGGGTTTGGCGGGTACGGGACCGGCAGGCGCTCCGAATCTCGATCCGCAGGGAAATACGAAGCCTCCCGCAGTTGGCGCTCCGAATCCCGGAAATGCAAAGCCATCCGGAAAACCATCGAATCGCCGCTAAGATCGTTCACGCTTCGCTCGTTAGAAAAGCAACGGGTTTCAAGTCTCGTTTCTCGCTATGAACGCGCGGCGTGACGTGTGGGCCGAAAAGTTGGGCGGCTCTCCTGCGACGGGCAAGTGGTTGCTACGCGATCAGTTCGTCGTTTTTCGTTGCCCGCACTGCGAAACCGACATGCAGTGGACGCGTTTATTGGGTGAGATTGATCTAGAAGTCAACGTGGTTTGTCCGCATTGCGATAAGGTTTTGGAGAACGTCGTTCTAGAAATGTATGGCGATCCGCCCGCTTAACGTTCGACTGCAATCGTTGATTATCGATCACGCAGTCAACGTGCGTGGCTATACCGCGAACGTCGTTCGTCGCATGATTTCAGTGTTGAATCGCGCCGACGATGGCATCTTTACCGAGCTTGTTCGTCGCATGGCTTACATGGACCCGGACTCGTTCACGATGATCCGCCTTGACGCCATGCTCGCATCCGTGCGGGAACTGAATCGGGATGCATACGCCGCATTCGACCGCGATCTACGGGCCGAGCTTGGCGCGTTCACGGAAATCGAGATAGGGTTCTTTCAGGGGATGCTCGGGAAAGCCGCGCCGCCCGTCTTCCCGGTCGCGAAAGTGGCAATCGATCAGGTCTACACCGCAGCGCTCGCGCGGCCCTTCCAAGGGGCTCTGCTAAAGGATTGGATGGCGGATCAGGAAGCGCACAAGGCGAAGCTGATTCGTCGCACTGTCGCCGATGGCTACACGCAGAACAAGACGACGGATGTCATCGTGCGTGAGCTTCGCGGAACCGCCTCGAAGGGGTTCAAGGATGGAATTATTGAGACGACTCGACGCTCTGCGGAAGCGGTCGTGCGAACGTCGCTTTCTCACTATTCGGCGGTTACTTCGGAGCGGGTTTACTCGCAGAACTTCGACCTGATTAAAGAGTATCAGTGGACATCGACGCTTGACACGCGCACGACGCCGCTATGTCAGATTCGCGATGGACTGCGATACACGGCGGAAGAAAATCCGAAGCCGATTGGACATCGCTATCCGTGGGGCTCCGGTCCCGGCATGTTGCATTGGAACTGTCGCAGCACGAAGACGCCTATTACAAAATCATGGAAAGATTTAGGCGTTGACATCGAGGAATTTTCTCCGACAGAACGCGCGTCGATGGATGGCACCGTTCCGGAAAAGTTGACCTATGAAGATTGGTTGCGCGATCAATCCGCAGAGCGTCAAGACGAAGTGCTAGGGCCGTCACGCGGTAAGCTTTTTCGCGATGGCGAACTAAGCCTAGGCGAAATGTATAGCGCACGCGGCGAAGAACTCACGTTAGAAGAACTGAGAAAGAAACAGGCGAGCGCGTTCACGCGTGCCGGGCTCTAAGCTCGTTCTCGTTGAACAGCGCGTGCCTACGCGGCGCGAAGCCGCGCTCCTGCGCCCGAAACAGATGGCGCATACGCCGGGGCAACTGCAATGCCCGCACTGCGGCGGACGCTCATGGCTGACGGTGCATAACGGTGGGTATATGAATCCCGAAACGAAGCGCGTCAAAGGCGCGACCGTTTTGCACGCATCCATTTGCTCTTTCTGCTGGCA
This genomic window from Abditibacteriaceae bacterium contains:
- a CDS encoding phage minor head protein, with the protein product MAIRPLNVRLQSLIIDHAVNVRGYTANVVRRMISVLNRADDGIFTELVRRMAYMDPDSFTMIRLDAMLASVRELNRDAYAAFDRDLRAELGAFTEIEIGFFQGMLGKAAPPVFPVAKVAIDQVYTAALARPFQGALLKDWMADQEAHKAKLIRRTVADGYTQNKTTDVIVRELRGTASKGFKDGIIETTRRSAEAVVRTSLSHYSAVTSERVYSQNFDLIKEYQWTSTLDTRTTPLCQIRDGLRYTAEENPKPIGHRYPWGSGPGMLHWNCRSTKTPITKSWKDLGVDIEEFSPTERASMDGTVPEKLTYEDWLRDQSAERQDEVLGPSRGKLFRDGELSLGEMYSARGEELTLEELRKKQASAFTRAGL